The Methylocystis sp. ATCC 49242 region GGTCGACATTCTCCTGAGCGGCGCGCCATTCGCATTGTTGAATCGCGGCCGGCGCATCGCCGCATAATTGACGGGAGCCGGTCATTTCCTTCGATCCTTTCGACGCGCCGGTAAAGGAGCTCGGACACGGCGAGGCGCGGGGCGTCGCGGCGCCGGCGCTCGCGGCGGCAATCGGATTTATGGTTTTCTCCCTGCTGCTGATCGTCATCCTTTCCGTAACGGCGCCGGGGGAACTGGCTCCTTTGCGCGTTACCGACAAGGAGATGCGCGGCTACGCCGAGTTGGGCCGTTTTCCGCTCATGGCAGCCTCCTCCGCCGCGCAGCTGCACGCGCTTGCGTTTGTCGCGGGGCTACAGACCTTCGGCGCCTTTGCCCTGCTGGCCTTTGTCGCGGTCTTCTTCGGTTGGCGCGGCTTCGCGTCCGGGCGTGTTCGCGGATGGTCTAACGGCTATTGGGTCGCCGGCGTCATGGCGCTCTGCTTCTTTCCGTCCGTCTTTCCCGGAGTGACGGCGCAGCTTTTCGATTACGTCATCACCGCGTCGATCGGCAATCCGGTAGCGAGCCGGGCGCTGCCCGGACTGGCCGCTGCGATTTATGGCCCGCATGGGCTGAACAGCCACATGCTTCCGGCCGTATTCCTGGCCGAGCGCGCGCTGGTTGTGGCGCTGCTCGCGGCGCCCTTCTCGGTCCTTTGCCACGATCTCGCCT contains the following coding sequences:
- a CDS encoding J domain-containing protein — encoded protein: MVFSLLLIVILSVTAPGELAPLRVTDKEMRGYAELGRFPLMAASSAAQLHALAFVAGLQTFGAFALLAFVAVFFGWRGFASGRVRGWSNGYWVAGVMALCFFPSVFPGVTAQLFDYVITASIGNPVASRALPGLAAAIYGPHGLNSHMLPAVFLAERALVVALLAAPFSVLCHDLAYRLREALEDFGVIEADEERDRQSERAGAGRRARQPRHETGDDAADRGGGFGQRGAPPSGAPQSADAHARAVLGVSESATRREIERAYRSQMKRAHPDHGGSVERAAALNAARDALLRRG